CTACGCCATGGGCGGGCGCCCCACCGCGGTGGTCGATGCGCTGTGGAGCAGCGGCATGAGCCCCGCCGACGACGTGCTGCGCGGCATGGCCGAGGCCGCCGTGCGCTACGGCGTGCCCATCGTCGGCGGGCACAGCAACAACCGCAGCGAGCGGCCACAACTGGCAGTGGCCATCCTCGGTCATGCGCGCCGGCTGCTGACCAGCTTCGACGCGAAGCCGGGCGACCTGCTCGTGATGGCCGCCGACCTGCGCGGCGCCTACGAAGAGCCCTTTCCATACTGGAACGCCTCGACCCACGCGCCCGCCGCACGGCTGCGCGCCGACCTGGAGCTGCTGCCGGCCATCGCCGAAGACGGCCTGTGCGGCGCCGCGAAAGACATCAGCATGGCCGGCGCGGTGGGCACGGCCATGATGCTGCTCGAATGCTCTGGCGTAGGCGCGCGCATCGACCTCGATGCGCTGCCACGGCCCGACGGCGTGCCGCTGCTGCGCTGGTTGTCTTCGTTCCCCAGCTACGGCTTCGTGCTCAGCGTGGCGCCCGCGCAGGTGGCCTCGGTGATGGCGCGCTTTGCCGCGCGCGACATCGCCTGCGGCGTGATCGGCGAAGTCGATGCCACCCGGCGGGTGCGGCTGCGCGCTGAAGGCGAAGAGGCGCTGCTGTGGGACTTCGGCAGCGATGCCTTCATCCAGCCGCCCATCGCCCTGCGGGAGCCCGCCACATGCCTGTAGTGCACTTTCGCGTGCGCTGGCCCGATGCCAGCGAAACCCGCTGCTATTCACCTTCCAGCGTGGTGCGCGACTACCTCGCGCCCGGCGAACGCTATGCCCTGGCCGACTTCATGCGGCGCACGCGCGAGGCACTGGGCATGGCCTCCGAGCGGGTTCGCGCGAAGTACGGCTTCGCCTGCTCGCAGGCCATGGACCAGCTCGCCGAGATCGAACACATCGCCACGCGCTTCAGCGAAACCGCAGAGGCCCAGGTCACCGTCGTCTCCTTCGACTGACCGTCCCCACATCCAGAGAGAAAGAAGAAACCCATGTCACACCCCTACGGCGGACGCAGCCACTACAGCGTCGTTATCGTCGGCGGCGGCCAGGCCGGCCTGTCGCTGAGCCATTGCCTGCAGCAGCGCGGCATCGACCACCTCGTGATCGAGAAGCGCAGCCTCGTGCACACCTGGCGCACGCAGCGTTGGGATTCGTTCTGCCTCGTCACACCCAACTGGCAGTGCCAGCTGCCGGGCTGGGGCTACATCGGCAGCGATCCGCACGGCTTCATGGTCAAGGACCAGATCAACGAATGGCTCGCGGGCTTCGTCGAGCACGTGAAGGCGCCAGCCATCGAAGGCGTGACTGTCGAACGCGTATCGCGTGATGGCGAACGCGAGCGCGAGCGCTTCAGCGTACAGACCGACGCCGGCCTCTACACCGCCGACCAGGTGGTGGTGGCCTCCGGCGGCTACCACCGCCCCATCGTGCCGCGCCTGGCCGAGAAGCTGCCTGCAAGCGTGGCGCAGTTCCACTCCGCGCAGTACCGCAACCCGGCGCAGCTGCCTGAGGGCGCGGTGCTGGTGGTGGGTTGCGGCCAGTCGGGCGCGCAGATCGCCGAAGACCTGCACCTGGCCGGCCGCAAGGTGCACCTGGCCACCGGCAACGCGCCGCGCTGTGCGCGCTTCTACCGGGGCCGCGAGGTGGTCGACTGGCTTGCCGACATGAAGTACTACGACATGCCGGTCACCGAGCATCCGCTGCGCGAAGGCGTGCGCGACAACACCAACCACTACGTGACCGGCCGCGACGGCGGACGCGACATCGACCTGCGGCGCTTCGCACTCGAAGGCATGGAGCTGTATGGCCTGCTGAGCGGCTTCGACAACGGCAGCTTCGAGCTGCAGCCCAACCTGCGCGACAACCTCGACCAGGCCGACGGCACCTACAACCGCATCAACGCATCGATCGACAAGCACATCGCCGCGCAGGGCATCGAGGCGCCGCCGCCTTCGGTCTACGCGCCGGTGTGGGAGCCGCAGGAAGAACGCACGCGGCTCGACCTTGCGGCGGCGGGCATCACCAGCGTGGTCTGGTGCATCGGCTTCTCACCCGATTTCGCATGGGTCGACGCGCCGGTGTTCAACGGGCGCGGCGCACCGGTGCACCTGCGCGGCGTGACGAACGAGCCGGGGCTTTACTTTCTCGGGCTGCCCTGGCTGTACACGTGGGGTTCGGGTCGCTTCTCGGGCGTGGCGCGCGATGCCGAGTTTCTGGCCCAAGCCATTGCGCAGAGAAAAGAGGGGTTGCGCGGCAGTGCCGAAACCGCACCGCCCCCCGAGTTGCGCGCAGCCTAGGCCTGCTGCGCCTCGGTCAGCGCCTGCGCAGCCACTACCGCCTCTGTGCGGTTGCGCACATTGAGCGCCCGAAAGATGGCTGCCAGGTGGATCTTCACGGTGCCTTCGCTGATGCCCAGGCTGCGCCCGATCAGCTTGTTGGGCTTGCCCTGCGACAGCAGCTGCAGCACCTCGACCTGGCGCTCGGTGAGCACGTTGCGCAGGTGCTCCAGCGTCTGGGTGCCGCCATTGCCGCCGCCTGCGCCGCGCGTCAGCGCCTCGGTGGCCGCCTGCGGCCCCATGCCGGCCACGATGCCCGGCGGCAGCGCCGTGAGCATCATCGGCGGCACATACACGCCGCCGGCCAGCACCAGCCGCACGGCCGAGAGCATGACCTCGGGCGAATACGCCTTGGGAATGAAGCCGAGCACGCCGCGCTCGAGCGCGCTGCGCATGATGGCCGGGTCTTCGTAGCCCGACAGCACGATCACCGGCACGGCCGGATGGCGGCGGCGGATTTCGTCGATGTGGGCCTGGCCGTCGGCGCCTGGCATGTTGAGGTCGATCAGGGCCAGGTCGAGATCGTCGGTGGCTCCGGCAAGCAATTCGTCGACGCTCATCGCCAGAACGAATTCGATGCCAGGCTCCAGCTCCGACAACTTGGCTTTGACCGCCTCGATGACGAGCCGGTGGTCGTCGGCGATCAGGATTTTCATGATGTCTTTCCCCGTGTCCCAGCGTGCAGTGCACTTGCAGACGCTGAAGATACCGGCGAATGCCCCGCTCAGCAAGGCCGCCCGCCCCACCAACGGCATAGACCCCAAGCGATATGGCGCCCGCCGCGCCCCCTTTGAAAGAATGAACGCCTACTCGAAGGAACCGGGGACATGGGCATGTGCCATCGCAGCAGACTCTGGCGCCGGGCATCCTTCGCAACGCATGGCTGAGCGGGCCCGCCCATGGCTCGCCTTCTAGACTGCTTCTCCAGCTTCATCTCGTTCGGCCTCGCACTGGACGCATCGATCGCGGCCGGCACGCCCATGCTGGCGCACGATGCTGCACAGCAGCAGGCCCGCCAGCGGCTCGACGCGGCCCGCGCCGCCGCCGAGGCCTCGGGCACGCCCGCGGGGCAGATCGAATCGGCGGCTTTCGCAATGGTGGCCTGGATCGACGAAATCCTCGCGCGCCACCCCGAGGCCACCTTGGCGGCAGGCGCGGCGGCCCCGCTGCAGGTGCAGCTCTTCAACTCCAACAACGCGCACAGCGAGTTCTTCCACCACCTGTCGGCCCTGGGCGCGCGGGACGACGCGGTGCGCGAGGTGTACTGGCATGCGCTGGCGCTCGGCTTCAAGGGCCAGTACTACTTCGAGGACGGCGACCAGGGCGAGCTGGGCAAGCTGAAAGACCTGCACGGCAGCCAGCTG
This is a stretch of genomic DNA from Variovorax paradoxus. It encodes these proteins:
- a CDS encoding MSMEG_0569 family flavin-dependent oxidoreductase, whose product is MSHPYGGRSHYSVVIVGGGQAGLSLSHCLQQRGIDHLVIEKRSLVHTWRTQRWDSFCLVTPNWQCQLPGWGYIGSDPHGFMVKDQINEWLAGFVEHVKAPAIEGVTVERVSRDGERERERFSVQTDAGLYTADQVVVASGGYHRPIVPRLAEKLPASVAQFHSAQYRNPAQLPEGAVLVVGCGQSGAQIAEDLHLAGRKVHLATGNAPRCARFYRGREVVDWLADMKYYDMPVTEHPLREGVRDNTNHYVTGRDGGRDIDLRRFALEGMELYGLLSGFDNGSFELQPNLRDNLDQADGTYNRINASIDKHIAAQGIEAPPPSVYAPVWEPQEERTRLDLAAAGITSVVWCIGFSPDFAWVDAPVFNGRGAPVHLRGVTNEPGLYFLGLPWLYTWGSGRFSGVARDAEFLAQAIAQRKEGLRGSAETAPPPELRAA
- a CDS encoding MSMEG_0570 family nitrogen starvation response protein, with the protein product MPVVHFRVRWPDASETRCYSPSSVVRDYLAPGERYALADFMRRTREALGMASERVRAKYGFACSQAMDQLAEIEHIATRFSETAEAQVTVVSFD
- a CDS encoding response regulator transcription factor, coding for MKILIADDHRLVIEAVKAKLSELEPGIEFVLAMSVDELLAGATDDLDLALIDLNMPGADGQAHIDEIRRRHPAVPVIVLSGYEDPAIMRSALERGVLGFIPKAYSPEVMLSAVRLVLAGGVYVPPMMLTALPPGIVAGMGPQAATEALTRGAGGGNGGTQTLEHLRNVLTERQVEVLQLLSQGKPNKLIGRSLGISEGTVKIHLAAIFRALNVRNRTEAVVAAQALTEAQQA
- a CDS encoding sll0787 family AIR synthase-like protein, producing the protein MTTNVREIAEALRATRGFAHKRDISDVVSALGRSLPGGHAALAQAVPIGDDCAAIPDGHGGYLLFAIEGLVEDFIVRMPWFAGYCGVMVNVSDIYAMGGRPTAVVDALWSSGMSPADDVLRGMAEAAVRYGVPIVGGHSNNRSERPQLAVAILGHARRLLTSFDAKPGDLLVMAADLRGAYEEPFPYWNASTHAPAARLRADLELLPAIAEDGLCGAAKDISMAGAVGTAMMLLECSGVGARIDLDALPRPDGVPLLRWLSSFPSYGFVLSVAPAQVASVMARFAARDIACGVIGEVDATRRVRLRAEGEEALLWDFGSDAFIQPPIALREPATCL